In the Streptomyces sp. 3214.6 genome, CCACGACACGTTGTGCTTGCGCGAGATCTCCCGCATCGTCATGCCGTCCCGGTGGTCGCGCCGGATCGCGGCCAGCCGCGTCCATCCGGTCGGCGCCGCTCAGCCCTGTGCCGTCCAGGGCCGAGACGGCACGCTCCAGCCAGGACAGTTCCGCGGGTCCCATGATCCGCGGCCCGACGGTGGCGTCCAACGCCCAGGGGTGCTGGCGGAAGACGTGAATCAGCTCGCGGGCTCATTCCTCCAACTGCTCACGCCAGTCACTGTGCCGTGCCCTCACCTGCGGATACGGGCCGATCGCGGTGAGGGCGGTGCCGGCCAGTGGGCCACGCCGCAACAGCGACCAGCCGCCCTCAACGGGGTATCGATCCCGACTCGATGCGCGCCGGAGGGGGATGCCGTCTCGGGTGACGGCATCAGGGCGCGCGGAAACTTGCTGAGAAGGACAGCCAGGGCAGGCATGGCCTGGACTCTGGCATCAGCGTGAGCCGCTTCGCCGCAGGACCTGGTCGACGCCGACCGCGACGACGACGAGGGTTCCGGTCGCGACATCTTGGTAGAGACTGTCGATGCCCGCCTGAGTGAGACCGGAGCGGAGCACGTTGACGATGAGGGCCCCGATGAGCGTGCCGATGATGCTGCCCCGGCCGCCGAACAAGCTGATGCCGCCGAGCACGACGGCTGTGATGCTCTCCAGGTTGGCTGTCTGGTAGGCGTTGGGGTCGGCGTTGGCGATCCGGCCGAGGGCCTGCCAGGCGGCGATGCCGTAGAGGAATCCGGCGGTGACGTAGACCGAGAGGACTGTGCTCCACACCTTGATGCCGATCAGGCGGGCGGACTCGGGTGCGTCGCCGACGGCGTAGACGTGCCGGCCCCAGGCGGTGTTGGCAAGTACGTACCAAAATAACCCGTAGAGGCCCACGAGCAGGAATGTCCCCCAGGTGAGGCGCATCGCTCCGAGCTGGATGCCGTACCCCCAGAACAGGAGCAGATCGGAGGTCACCTGATAGCTACGCGAATCGGAGTAGAGGCTGCTCACCGCGAAAATGACGGTCAGGGCACCCAGGGTCACGATGAAGGGGGGCAAGCCCAGCCGGGCGACGAGCAGGCCGTTCACCAGTCCCAGGAACGTCGCCACGGCCAAGCCGAGAAGCAGGGCCACCCCGGGGTTGCCACCTTCGAAGGCAAGTTTGGCCATGACGATCGTGCCGAGGACCGCGATGGCGCCGTTCGAGAGGTCGATGCCGGCGGTGAGGATGATCAGGGACTGGCCCAGTGCCAGAGTGCCGATCACGATGGACTGCTGGAGCACCAGCGAGAGGTTCTGCGACGTCAGGAACGTATCCGTGGTGATCCAGAAGACCACCACGGCAATGAACAGAGCAGTGAGAGGGCCGATGGCCGGCGTGCGCAGGGCGTACCGGAGTCTCTCCCGGAGCCGGGCGTGCCGTTCACTGCCGACGGCGTGGCCGGTGACAGATGTTCTCATCGGTCAGCCTGATCCCCTTCGCCCGCTCGGCGTCGGTACGTCATCCCCAGCAATGCTTCAGTCCCCAGTCCGTATCCTGAGACGCCAGTCCGTCCACCGGCTTGTCGGTGATGAGTACGGTGCCCGTGTCCGAGAGTCCGTGCGGCTTCTTCCCGTTCTTGGCGTACTCGACGACCGAGTCGACGCCTCGCGTGGCCATCCTGACCGGGAACTGCATGACCGTGGCCGCGTACTTGCCGGACCGGACGTCGCGGACGCCGTCGCACCCACCGTCGATGGAGCCGATGGTCACCTTCTGGGTGAGGCCGCGAGCCGCCATGGCCGCGGAGGCGCCGCCTGCCACCGGCTCGTTGATCGTGTAGACCGTGTTGATGTCGCTCGTGCGCTCCAGAAGGTTCTCCGTCGCAGCCTGTGCCGGATTGCGTTCTCCATTGGTGTTCGCCTGTCCGAGAATCGCCGGGGAGTCGTTCGTGATGCCGAAGCCCTGGAGGAACCCCTCGTGACGCTGCTTGCTGACGGTGGAGTCGTCCGTGCCGTCGAGCATGATCACCTTGGGTGGTCGGCCAGCGAGAGCGGCCCTGAGGTAGGCACCCTGGAGGCGTCCCGCCTTGACGTTGTCCGTCGCGTAGGTGGCGTCGGTCGCGCTCGGCGGCTCGGTGGTGGAGTCCAGCGCGATCACCGCAATGCCCTGTCGGCGGGCCTCCGCGATGGTGCTCAGGAGCCCCGTGCCGTTCGATGGGGTAATGAGGATGCCCTTCACACCACTGGACATGAGACTTTCCATCGCGGCGACCTGGCCCTCGTTGTCCCCGTCGAACCGGCCGGCCAGGGCGATGAGCCTGGCGTCGTTCTTCGTCGCCGCCGCCGCCGCGGCCTCGCGCAGAGTCACGAAGTACGGATTGGTCTCGGTCTTGGTCACGAGGCCGATCTTGACCTTCCCCGACCCCGTGCCACCGCCGTCACTATGCCCCTCGCCGCATCCGGCGGCCCCGAGCAGAAGGCCACCCGCCGTGAGGAGCGCCGCTCCCCGTCGGCAACGCCACTGACGTGCGCGCTCGCGGCTCGAAGGGTCGCGTGTCATGGTCCGCCCTCCTCTGGCCGGCCCAACGCCCCACGATCGCCACTTCTGCCTCATATGTCGAGACTATTCCGAAAGATAACGTAAGCGAGCTTTGACCTACCGTTACCACAGGGCGGATTTCCGCCGAGAGCTTGCACGCACGGAGGAGGCGAGGTGCGCGTGACCGGTTCGCCGCTGCTCGCACTGCGTGGCATCTCCAAGCGGTTCGGTGCCGTGCAGGCCCTGAAGGACGTCGAGCTGGAAGTCCACCCGGGCGAGGTCGTTGCCCTTCTGGGGGACAACGGCGCTGGCAAGTCCACCCTCGTCAGGGTCATCGCGGGCGTCGCACCGGCCGATACCGGCGTCATCGAGTGGGAGGGCCGGCCGGTGCAGATCAGGACCCCTCAGGTCGCCCAACACCTCGGTATCGCGACCGTGTATCAGAACCTGGCGCTGTGCGACGGCCTCGATGTGACCGAGAACCTTTTTCTCGGCCGGGAGCGGAGAAGCCCCGGTGCCCTGGGCCGCCTCTTCCGGCACATGGACAAGAACAGCATGCGCGTAGAGGCACGTCGGCAGCTGGACGCACTGGGCATTCGCGTCCCCGACATGCGCACCCCCGTCGCCACGCTGTCGGCAGGCCAGCGGCAGACGGTCGCGATCTCTCGGGCGCTCCTGGGCAAACCGAAGGCCGTCCTACTCGACGAGCCCACCGCGGCACTCGGCAAACAGCAGGCAGGCCATGTCCTCGACCTGGTCGACAAGCTCCGCGAACAGGGGATCGGGGTGATCCTCATCAGTCACAACTTGGGAGACGTCAAGGCCGTCGCGGACCGGGCCGCGGTACTGCGGCTCGGCTACAACAACGGTTTCTTCGATGTACCGACCACATCTCAGGACCGGATCATCTCCTCCATCACAGGGATCTCGAGCAGCCCTTGACGCACGCAGGACCCGCAACCCCACGCGGGACCGGAAAGTGCCGGCGGTGCGCGCGGTGGTTCGCCAGGCCGTCCGCGACGTCCGTACCGTCCCGTCTACGCCGCCGGCGGATCCCGCGGGCGGCGCTGCGCCGCGTCGTCGACGGTCTCGCCGCCAGCGCGCACGGGATCAACGAGTTGATGCTCGAAGTCGCGCCGGCCTACCTCTGCGATACCGAGGCCGGTTCCCTCGAGCCTGCGACCCGTGCACCCGGATGGAGGCGCACCATGTGCTCCGCATCCACGTCGGTGCCTGTCTCCGCTGCTCACGGCGGTCACACGTCTACCGGGCGTGGTGGCGATGGAGGAGGCGATCCGCTCGATGCGGGGGATGACGACCTTGATGCGGCCGATCCCCTGCTCAGCGCTTTCACGATCGAAGACGCGCCCGCACTCCAAGCCCTGACGTGAGCCACCCCGCGGACAACCAGGTGCGCGCCTTCGACGCAGCGACACCAACAGCACCAGCACGCCCCACTCGACCTCCTCCAATACAGGCAGTAACGACCCGACAGCGCTCTAGCAATATCCCAAATCAACGCCTTGGCCGAACCGGTGATCCGATCGCAAGCGTTCGCGGGCGCCGTGGCGGCGTCGGAGGCGAAGGCCTGGACCTCTTCGCCTCTCCCTACAGACGCGCCGGCCAGCTCTGCCCGGTCGCCCCCACCCGCTGCCTCGAATGCCGCAACGCGTTCGTGCTGCCCTCGAACCTCCCCCATCTGGCCAACCCGGACCTGCCGGCCCGCCTCCAGGCGAACGCCCCGCTGAACGCGGCCGACCCGGCCACCTTCTACGGCGGCGACCACACCGGATACACCGACTACCGCACCCTCGACGCGGCACAGAAGTGACATGGCACCGGCGCGCGACCCGTCGCGCGCCGGTAGAGGCGCCACCTGAGGGTGAAGGGACAGGGTAAGTCGATCAAAGTGGTTGGGGTAGGAGTGCCGGGCCGGTCTCGCAGAGGTGTGCATCTCCTGGTGAGTGGCGTGGTCTGCCGGCCCGCGACGAGTAGGCTGATCGTTCATCATCGGACGGGGGAGGCCGGCGTGGACTATGGCGACAAGCTCTTCTGGCTCTCGGTTGTGATTCAACGCAAGTACGCGCAGATCTGCGCCGAGTTCGACCTGACCCCCTCGCAGGCCACGCTGCTCTGCGCAGTCAGGAACGAGCCGCGGCAGATGGCTGACCTCGCCGCGTCGTTGGGTATGACCAAGAACGCATTGAGCCAGCTGGTCGATCGCACCGCGCGGCGCGAGTTGGTCGGCCGGGCAGGCTCGGCGCAGGATCGACGGGTCGTCATGCTCAGAGCGACGCCCACGGGGAAGGTGCTCGGCGAGGCCGTTTACGCCGCGGTCGCCAAGCGCCTGCCCGAGATCGCGAGGAACCTCGACGCCGACGACCAGCGCGACTTCGAGCGCGTGGCCACCGCCATCGTGGACACCTCGGACCTCTCTTCGCCCACCTCGAACCAACCCATCACACCGTGAGGTCCCGCTACACCCGCACCTTGACGTAGTTCATGCCATGAACTAGTTTCGTTCATGGCGTGAACTAGTGAAGGGTGGCAGCGATGAGCACACAGACGACCGGCACGATCGCAGTCTTCGGCGCGACGGGGCAACAGGGCGGGGCGGTGGTCGACGCGCTGCTGGACCACAAGGCGCGGGTGCGGGCTTTAGTCCGCAACCCGCAGTCCGACCGGGCTCAGGCGCTGGCCGCCCGCGGCGTCGAGCTGGCGGCCATCCGGACCGACGACCCGGCGTCGCCGGCCGCCGCGCTGACGGCGGTCGAGGGGTTCTACTTCATGACCCCGGAGGCGAACAGCCTCGAAGAGGTCGAGGCGGAGATCCGCATCGGTACCGCGCTCGTCGACGCGGCGGTCGAGGCGGGCGTCCCGCACGTCGTGTTCAACTCGGTCATCGGAGCGGACCGGGAGTCGGGTGTGCCGCACCACGACTCCAAGCACTGGATCGAGGAGCACCTGAGGAAGTCCGGCCTGCGGGCCTCGATGGTTCGCGCGACCGCCTTCATGGAGAACTTCGCGAGCGTGATGGCACCGAGCCTGGAGCACGGAGAGATCGTGCTGAGGCTGCCGCTGCCGGAGGACGCCGCCCTGAAGATGATCTCGGTCAGGGACATCGGCCGGGTCGCCGCCGCGCTCCTGCTCGACACCGCGAAGGCGCCCGCCGGAGCCGTCGAGCTCGTCGGCGACGAGCTGACAGGCCCCCAGATCGCCGCGGCGTTCGGCGCGCACGCCGGACTCCCGGCACGGTACGAGGCCCTGCCGTTGAGCGTGCTTCCCAACGACCTCGACAAGGCGATGTTCCGCCAGTTCGCGAAAGCGGCGGAATACCCTTCGGACCTCGCGGTGGTGCGCTCGATCGAGCCGGCCACCCTGGACCTGGTCGAGTGGATCCGATCCACCGGCTGGACCGCGCCCACAAACATGGCTGGTTCCTGAGCCTCCGGCCGCGATGAACGCCCCGCGATCGTGCCCACGGTCTCGGCGCTCTGGGCACGGCAACGCATCCACCAACAGTTGAAGTAGTCACGAAGCTCCCGGGACGTGCCCGAGGCCGACACCGGCACACTGGTTGTCGAGAGGCCGCCGGTCGACGGCGAGGTAAAGATCCACGTCCAGGAGGCCCCGGGCCGCCAACCAAAAGACCTCACCGACTAAGCCCGCGAGGCCGCCGCGCCGGCGTCTGGACCCGTATAGCGGATGGCCGGAACAGGCTTGACCGTGCCGGCCATCCGCAACGGTGCTCGGCGCGTCTCTGACCGCCGCTGAGGCCTTGTTTCCGTCTGACCAGAGGCGGATCAACTTCATTGACATATGGTCAGCTACCTCATGTCTCACCGAATCTGATCCACCGCAGTTCAGCGCCGCTCAGCATGGATCAGATTCGGTGAGAAGCTGTTGATGCCCCTATGGATGTCAACTTGCGGTTCCGTTGGGTGTCAGCGGCCAGTTCGGAATCCCCACGTACGGCCAGTTGTGATGTCACTCTTGGTTACGGCCCGGGCTCGACGTCTGACCCGACCGGTCACATGCGGATGGACGTGACCGGTTGTCGGGCCACGTCAGTGCCAGGAACGGGCGATCAACTGTCCGCGGAGTAGGCGTCGGCAAGGGCCTCGCCGAAGAGTCGTCCGGCGAGTTCCAGGCAGCGCATCCGGGCAGGAGAGAAGTCGTAGGGCATCTTGGTGATCGCTGCGGCGGCACTCATCTCTCTGCCCTCCTCCCCTTTCAGGTCGGCGTCGTAGATCTCAAAGATCTTCTCCTCGGCCGCGTCGAGACCAACTGCCTCGATGGCCTGATTCAGGGCCATTTGGTGAGCGCATCGCTGTACGGCGAGCTCTTCGACGCGCGGGTCGTCGGGTTCGACGCCCTCGTCGAGGGCGGCCTCGGCCGCCTCAAGACGGTCCTCCTCGGCCCGCAGCTCGGGGTGGGTGGCCAGCACGATGAACGTGCCGGCCTGGATGGCGGCGCCCAGCGGCCCGAAGATCCGTTCTGTGACTAGCAGGGCGTCCAGATCGGAGGGGCGCAACGCGCCCGGGGGCAGGTGGCTGAGCCGGTCCGTGACCAGTTCGGAGAGCAGCCCCAGCGGGCTGCCCACCGCCTGCAGGCGCTGGACAGCCGCGCGCCGACGTTTGATGGCGGCCTCCTGCGCCGCCAAGGTGTCCTCCAGCCTGCTCAGGACCGACTCGATATCCGAGGCTTGGTCCAGGGCTTCGTCTCCAGCTTCGTCCCGGGCTTCGCCGAAGGCGGCCCGCATGTCGTCCAGACTGATACCGGCATCAGCCATCTTGCGGATCCACAGCAGGCGGGTCATGTCGTCATAGCCGTAGCGGCGGCGGCCGTCCCCGCCGCGCTCGGGCTCCGGCAGCAGACCGATCTCGTGGTAGTGGCGGATGGCGCGTGGGGTGATCCCGGCGAACGCAGCGGCATCACCGATCTTGACCTGCCGGGGAGGCGTGAGGGAGGGGTACATCGCAGACAGAGCCTTTCGTGCTGTGGTGCCCCGACCCCACCACATGCCGCTACGGCATGTGCAACAACCCCATCCAGGTATCACCGGAGCCAGGCCCTACTAGTCGCGTACGGCGTCCGAGATCGGCTTGGCGCCGACGTGCGCGGTGAGGCCGCCGTCCACGGGGATCTCGGCTCCGGTGATGAAGGACGACTCGTCGGAGAGGAGGTAGGTGACGAGCGGGGTGATGTCGTCGACGGTTCCGGTGCGGCCCAGGGGTGTCCCGGCGAGGTTGGCCTCGCGGAAAGCGGGGGCGGCGGAGGCGGTCATGTCGGTCTCGATGAAGCCGGGGTGGATGGTGTTCACGCGGATGCCGCGCGGTCCCAGTTCCATGGCGGCGGTGGCCGACAGGCCGCGCAGTGCCCACTTGCTGGCGGTGTAGGCGACCGGGTAGTGGGCGGTCAGGGCCGCCGAGGAGCCGACGTTCACGATCGACGCTCCGGGGCGCATCAGCCGTGCAAGGTGCTGGATGCCGAGGAGCGGCCCGGTGACGTTCACAGCGTGGACCCGGGCCATGTCCTCGGGGCGTACGGCGTCGAGGCGGGCACGCCAGGTGATGCCTGCATTGTTGACCAGGCCGTGTACCTGTCCGTACGACTCCTCCAGTTCGGCGGCGAGTTCGGCCCAGTCCTTCTCGCTGGTGACGTCGAGCCGGCGACAGCCAGGTGCCTCGGTCACGTCGGTGGCGATGACCCGGGCGCCCTCACGGGTCAGTGCCTCGGCCTCGGCGGCGCCCTGGCCGCGGGCGGCGCCGGTGATCACGACGACCTTGCCGAGAAGCCGCTTGGGGTGGAGGTCGGTCACGGCCGCTCCCGGGAGCGGCGCCGGCCGGTCGGCAGCGGGATCGGGGCGGCTCCGGCGATGACCGTGTTGGACACGCTGCCGATGCCTTCGACGGTGAGGGTGACCGTGTCGCCGGGCTTCAGCGGGGGCGGGTCCTGTCTGCCGCGTACGCCCCACAGCTCCGCGAGGCAGCCGCCGTTGCCGCAGGTGCCGGAGCCGAGGACGTCGCCGGGACGGACGAGGGTCCCACGCGAGGCGTAGGCGACCATCTCCTCGAAGGTCCAGCTCATGTTGGAGAGAAGGTCCGTGCCGACGGTCTCGCCGTTGACCGAGGCGGTGAGCGCGAGGCGCAGGAAGCCGTCCTCGTCGCGGTACTTCTCCAGTTCGTCGGCGGTGACCAGGTACGGGCCCAGCGTGGTGGCGGTGTCCTTGCCCTTGCACGGGCCGAGGCCCACCTTCATCTCGGCGGACTGCAGGTCGCGTGCCGACCAGTCGTTGAAGACCGTGTAGCCGATGATGTGGTCGCGGGCCTGCTCGGGGGTGAGGTCGCGGCCCTCCTTGCCGATCACGGCGGCCACTTCGAGTTCGAAGTCGAGCACGGTCGAGCCGGGCGGCATGGGGATGTCGTCATGCGGGCCGTACACCGCGTAGGGGTTGGTGAAGTAGAAGGTCGGGGCCGCGTACCACTGCTCCGGTACGCCTGCGGTGCCGTCCACGGAGCGCCGTACGCCCTCGACATGCTCCTCGAAGGTGACGAAGTCCCGCACGGTGGGCGGCTGGAGCGGGGGCAGCAGCCGTACCTCGGAGACATGGGGGCCGGCCGGGATGTCCAGCGTGGCGGAGCCCGCCTCCAGTAGCTCCGGCAGGCCGCCGCCCTGAGCCAGCAGGCCGGTCAGGGAGCCGACACCGGGGCGAGGGTAGAGCGTGCCGTCCTCTTCGACGACGGCCACGTGGCGTCGGTCTCGGTACTCGTACGCGGCGAAGCGCATGGCGGTTTCCTGTCGGCTGTCGGCTGTCGGCGTGCGGATGGGCGCGAAGGCCGGGGGCGCGGCGTGGGAGTCAGGGCGGTGACAGGGCCACCGCGCCCCCGGGGACTGAGGGCTTCGCCGGTCAGACCGGCGGTGCGACGAACACGCCGCGGTCGACGTCGTTGAAGGACTCCTTGGTGACCAGTTCGTTCATGGGGTTGGCGGTGCCCCACTGGTCGGTGACCTCGGGCTTGGAGAAGTCGTAGACGTGCGGGTGCCAGGTGTCCTCGTCCAACAGCTCCAACTCCGTCGTGTACTCGACGGTGTTGCCGTGCGGGTCGAGGAAGTAGGTGAAGGTGTTGTCACCCGCCATGTGCCGGCCCGGCCCCCAGATCTTCTTGAAGCCGGCGCGCATCACGCGCCCGGAGCCGCGCATGTACTCGTCGATGCCTCGCATCTCGAAGGAGATGTGGTGCAGCGAGGTGTGCGGTCCCTTCGCGATGGCCATGGAGTGGTGCTGGTTGCTGATCCGCATGAAGTGCATGACGTCGCCGATGTGCGGATGGCCGAGCGTGTCGGACAGCCGGAAGCCCAGGTGCTCCTCATACCACGCCCTGGTCTTGTCCAGGTCCGGGGAGTTCAGCACGACGTGCGACAGCTTGACCGGGATCGACTCCTTCTCCTCGATCCTGCGGTGCTGCCGTACCTCGACATCGGCGGAGACCTCGATGGTGCGGCCGTCGACGTCGAAGAAGCGGAAACCGTAACCGCCGCCGGGCGTCTCCACCTTGCCCGGTTGCGAAATCAACTGCACTCCGCCCGCGAGGAGTTGCTCGGCGAGCGTGTCCACGTCGGCGGCGCTCGCCGCGCCGTAGGAGACCAGGTCCAGGCGTTTCTCCTCAGCCTTGCGCAGCCGGACGGCATACTGCTCCGGGGAACCCTCGGCGGCCAGGAAGGAGATGCCGGAATCCTCGGCAACCCGGGTCAGCCCCCACACACCGGAGTAGAAGTCGAGCTGCTTGTCGTAGTCGGGCACAGCGAGGTCGACATGCCGCAGATGAGTGAGCAGACGGTTGGACATGTGGGATGCCCTCCTCAGGAGAGGTTGAGAAGCGCGGCGGCGTTTCCGCCGCGGATGGCGTGGAAGTCGGGGTCGGGCAGCCGGGCGGCGCGCAGGGCGGTGACGGGGTCGGCGGTGCCCATGTCGAAGGCGTAGTCGGAACCGAGCAGGA is a window encoding:
- a CDS encoding ABC transporter permease; its protein translation is MRTSVTGHAVGSERHARLRERLRYALRTPAIGPLTALFIAVVVFWITTDTFLTSQNLSLVLQQSIVIGTLALGQSLIILTAGIDLSNGAIAVLGTIVMAKLAFEGGNPGVALLLGLAVATFLGLVNGLLVARLGLPPFIVTLGALTVIFAVSSLYSDSRSYQVTSDLLLFWGYGIQLGAMRLTWGTFLLVGLYGLFWYVLANTAWGRHVYAVGDAPESARLIGIKVWSTVLSVYVTAGFLYGIAAWQALGRIANADPNAYQTANLESITAVVLGGISLFGGRGSIIGTLIGALIVNVLRSGLTQAGIDSLYQDVATGTLVVVAVGVDQVLRRSGSR
- a CDS encoding substrate-binding domain-containing protein, with product MTRDPSSRERARQWRCRRGAALLTAGGLLLGAAGCGEGHSDGGGTGSGKVKIGLVTKTETNPYFVTLREAAAAAATKNDARLIALAGRFDGDNEGQVAAMESLMSSGVKGILITPSNGTGLLSTIAEARRQGIAVIALDSTTEPPSATDATYATDNVKAGRLQGAYLRAALAGRPPKVIMLDGTDDSTVSKQRHEGFLQGFGITNDSPAILGQANTNGERNPAQAATENLLERTSDINTVYTINEPVAGGASAAMAARGLTQKVTIGSIDGGCDGVRDVRSGKYAATVMQFPVRMATRGVDSVVEYAKNGKKPHGLSDTGTVLITDKPVDGLASQDTDWGLKHCWG
- a CDS encoding ATP-binding cassette domain-containing protein; its protein translation is MTGSPLLALRGISKRFGAVQALKDVELEVHPGEVVALLGDNGAGKSTLVRVIAGVAPADTGVIEWEGRPVQIRTPQVAQHLGIATVYQNLALCDGLDVTENLFLGRERRSPGALGRLFRHMDKNSMRVEARRQLDALGIRVPDMRTPVATLSAGQRQTVAISRALLGKPKAVLLDEPTAALGKQQAGHVLDLVDKLREQGIGVILISHNLGDVKAVADRAAVLRLGYNNGFFDVPTTSQDRIISSITGISSSP
- a CDS encoding MarR family winged helix-turn-helix transcriptional regulator, which gives rise to MDYGDKLFWLSVVIQRKYAQICAEFDLTPSQATLLCAVRNEPRQMADLAASLGMTKNALSQLVDRTARRELVGRAGSAQDRRVVMLRATPTGKVLGEAVYAAVAKRLPEIARNLDADDQRDFERVATAIVDTSDLSSPTSNQPITP
- a CDS encoding NmrA/HSCARG family protein, whose product is MSTQTTGTIAVFGATGQQGGAVVDALLDHKARVRALVRNPQSDRAQALAARGVELAAIRTDDPASPAAALTAVEGFYFMTPEANSLEEVEAEIRIGTALVDAAVEAGVPHVVFNSVIGADRESGVPHHDSKHWIEEHLRKSGLRASMVRATAFMENFASVMAPSLEHGEIVLRLPLPEDAALKMISVRDIGRVAAALLLDTAKAPAGAVELVGDELTGPQIAAAFGAHAGLPARYEALPLSVLPNDLDKAMFRQFAKAAEYPSDLAVVRSIEPATLDLVEWIRSTGWTAPTNMAGS
- a CDS encoding MerR family DNA-binding transcriptional regulator; amino-acid sequence: MYPSLTPPRQVKIGDAAAFAGITPRAIRHYHEIGLLPEPERGGDGRRRYGYDDMTRLLWIRKMADAGISLDDMRAAFGEARDEAGDEALDQASDIESVLSRLEDTLAAQEAAIKRRRAAVQRLQAVGSPLGLLSELVTDRLSHLPPGALRPSDLDALLVTERIFGPLGAAIQAGTFIVLATHPELRAEEDRLEAAEAALDEGVEPDDPRVEELAVQRCAHQMALNQAIEAVGLDAAEEKIFEIYDADLKGEEGREMSAAAAITKMPYDFSPARMRCLELAGRLFGEALADAYSADS
- a CDS encoding SDR family NAD(P)-dependent oxidoreductase, giving the protein MTDLHPKRLLGKVVVITGAARGQGAAEAEALTREGARVIATDVTEAPGCRRLDVTSEKDWAELAAELEESYGQVHGLVNNAGITWRARLDAVRPEDMARVHAVNVTGPLLGIQHLARLMRPGASIVNVGSSAALTAHYPVAYTASKWALRGLSATAAMELGPRGIRVNTIHPGFIETDMTASAAPAFREANLAGTPLGRTGTVDDITPLVTYLLSDESSFITGAEIPVDGGLTAHVGAKPISDAVRD
- a CDS encoding fumarylacetoacetate hydrolase family protein; this translates as MRFAAYEYRDRRHVAVVEEDGTLYPRPGVGSLTGLLAQGGGLPELLEAGSATLDIPAGPHVSEVRLLPPLQPPTVRDFVTFEEHVEGVRRSVDGTAGVPEQWYAAPTFYFTNPYAVYGPHDDIPMPPGSTVLDFELEVAAVIGKEGRDLTPEQARDHIIGYTVFNDWSARDLQSAEMKVGLGPCKGKDTATTLGPYLVTADELEKYRDEDGFLRLALTASVNGETVGTDLLSNMSWTFEEMVAYASRGTLVRPGDVLGSGTCGNGGCLAELWGVRGRQDPPPLKPGDTVTLTVEGIGSVSNTVIAGAAPIPLPTGRRRSRERP
- a CDS encoding VOC family protein — its product is MSNRLLTHLRHVDLAVPDYDKQLDFYSGVWGLTRVAEDSGISFLAAEGSPEQYAVRLRKAEEKRLDLVSYGAASAADVDTLAEQLLAGGVQLISQPGKVETPGGGYGFRFFDVDGRTIEVSADVEVRQHRRIEEKESIPVKLSHVVLNSPDLDKTRAWYEEHLGFRLSDTLGHPHIGDVMHFMRISNQHHSMAIAKGPHTSLHHISFEMRGIDEYMRGSGRVMRAGFKKIWGPGRHMAGDNTFTYFLDPHGNTVEYTTELELLDEDTWHPHVYDFSKPEVTDQWGTANPMNELVTKESFNDVDRGVFVAPPV